Proteins encoded within one genomic window of Bradyrhizobium sp. 186:
- the pxpB gene encoding 5-oxoprolinase subunit PxpB, producing MGAIEKSPKISLIGTLAMLIEAPGDFDMTQQGRVWALADALSSWPNVQEAVIGVTNVLLVFEQPPDDIGVLSASVVELWHRLPSRMADGKLIEIPVVYGSEYGFDLPAVAMRAGLSEREVIRIHSDGEYTVCAVASSPGFGYLHGLDPRIYMSRKSVPSLNMSAGSVTIGGMQTGVAVLTSPNGWNAIGWASVAMFDPERTQPSLMLPGDRVRFRIDRIEL from the coding sequence GTGGGCGCGATCGAGAAAAGCCCGAAGATCAGCCTGATCGGCACACTGGCGATGCTGATTGAGGCGCCGGGTGATTTTGACATGACTCAGCAAGGACGCGTCTGGGCCCTGGCTGATGCGCTATCGTCCTGGCCGAACGTCCAGGAGGCTGTCATTGGCGTCACCAATGTGTTGCTGGTATTTGAGCAGCCGCCTGACGATATCGGCGTGCTCAGCGCTTCAGTAGTCGAGCTGTGGCACCGTCTGCCAAGCCGCATGGCGGACGGAAAGCTCATCGAGATTCCTGTCGTCTATGGCAGTGAGTACGGATTCGACCTGCCTGCGGTCGCCATGCGCGCGGGATTGTCCGAACGGGAAGTCATCAGGATCCATAGCGACGGCGAATATACGGTCTGCGCGGTCGCGAGTTCGCCGGGGTTCGGTTACCTTCATGGCCTTGATCCGCGCATCTACATGTCACGGAAGTCCGTACCTTCGCTGAACATGAGCGCGGGCTCGGTAACCATCGGCGGGATGCAGACCGGCGTCGCAGTCCTGACCAGTCCAAACGGGTGGAATGCGATCGGCTGGGCCTCGGTTGCGATGTTCGATCCAGAGCGGACCCAGCCGTCTCTCATGCTGCCGGGTGACCGCGTTAGGTTCAGGATCGATCGGATCGAACTGTGA
- a CDS encoding ABC transporter permease has product MTTSDDAVAVLGAEAPPAAWRGSRWRLALPVGLLAVPMLAFLAYFFFYPALGLLLSSIQTQDSRGIIGRPFTLAHYARLINVELYARVLWTTLRISIITSALATVLAYPVALVMVKSRPMITRIITLIVIAPLIVSVVVRGYGWQLVLQNGPKGMLNWVLMTLHVIDAPLSVLYTEAAVVIGSLHVFFPMMVLPLASALGKIDPNLEDAARMLGAPWWKVFLRVTLPLSMPGFVAGFTLVFSLTAGSFVIPAILGGASAIMLGNLIEQQIFVVYDWPFGAAIAVVLVGLVLAVNGVSMWLLEGRRLRRPD; this is encoded by the coding sequence ATGACCACCAGCGACGATGCGGTGGCGGTTTTGGGTGCTGAAGCTCCACCGGCAGCCTGGCGGGGATCGCGGTGGCGTCTGGCTTTGCCGGTCGGGCTTCTTGCCGTCCCGATGTTGGCATTTCTCGCGTACTTCTTCTTCTATCCGGCGTTGGGGCTGCTGCTCTCGAGCATCCAGACGCAGGATAGCCGCGGCATTATCGGACGCCCGTTCACGCTTGCGCACTACGCACGTCTGATCAATGTGGAGCTTTATGCACGCGTGCTTTGGACGACGCTGCGGATCAGCATCATCACCTCGGCGCTCGCGACGGTGCTCGCCTATCCGGTCGCGCTGGTGATGGTCAAGAGCCGGCCGATGATTACGCGGATCATTACGCTGATCGTCATTGCGCCCTTGATCGTCAGCGTGGTCGTTCGTGGCTACGGATGGCAGTTGGTGCTTCAGAACGGTCCGAAAGGGATGTTGAACTGGGTCCTGATGACATTGCATGTCATCGACGCGCCCTTGTCGGTTCTGTACACCGAAGCGGCCGTCGTCATCGGGTCGCTGCACGTGTTCTTCCCGATGATGGTTCTGCCGCTGGCATCGGCGCTCGGTAAGATCGATCCCAACCTCGAAGATGCGGCCCGCATGCTCGGCGCGCCGTGGTGGAAGGTGTTCCTCCGGGTGACGCTCCCGTTGAGCATGCCCGGTTTCGTGGCGGGCTTTACCCTGGTGTTTTCGCTCACCGCCGGCTCCTTCGTCATTCCCGCGATCCTGGGTGGCGCCTCGGCGATCATGCTTGGCAATTTGATCGAGCAGCAGATCTTCGTCGTCTACGATTGGCCATTCGGCGCTGCGATTGCCGTCGTTCTCGTCGGCCTCGTCCTCGCGGTCAACGGTGTCTCGATGTGGCTTCTGGAAGGCCGGCGTCTCAGGAGGCCCGACTGA
- a CDS encoding biotin-dependent carboxyltransferase family protein → MIEILTSHAFNTIQDRGRHGARSLGVSTSGAMDPVALEAGNALLGNDRDAAGIEIQTFPFRLRFSRDTTFALTGADHDATLAGVTVPSWWCRRAKAGDILSISAPRRGARVYVTFGGGIDLPRVLGSRSTHLRAGFGGMEGRALQAGDIVPVGATQRADDGRVDFGVEPPDVATAGSGLPKERVLRVRVMRAGEHDLFSEAMRATFWSTTWKISARSDRGGYRLTGGKLTLDVPVEMRSHGVVAGVVQVPPAGEPIIQMSDANTAGGYPKMAAVIQADLWRLGQAAPGSFIAFSEVSYQDAVAAMAPVNDYLARLRATADLYRAL, encoded by the coding sequence GTGATCGAGATATTGACCAGCCATGCGTTCAACACCATCCAGGATCGGGGCCGCCATGGCGCGCGCAGCCTCGGCGTGAGCACGTCAGGAGCCATGGATCCCGTCGCGCTCGAGGCCGGCAACGCGCTGCTCGGCAACGATCGCGATGCCGCCGGCATCGAGATCCAGACGTTCCCTTTCCGGCTGCGATTTTCGCGCGACACCACGTTTGCGCTCACCGGTGCCGATCATGACGCCACATTGGCAGGCGTTACTGTTCCATCATGGTGGTGCAGGCGGGCCAAGGCGGGCGATATCCTCTCGATCAGCGCGCCCAGGCGTGGCGCACGCGTCTACGTGACGTTTGGAGGGGGCATCGACTTGCCGCGCGTGCTGGGCTCGCGCAGCACCCATTTGCGCGCCGGATTCGGGGGGATGGAAGGACGCGCCTTGCAAGCCGGCGACATCGTGCCGGTGGGTGCGACACAGCGCGCGGACGACGGCCGCGTCGATTTTGGCGTCGAACCGCCCGATGTGGCGACCGCAGGCAGTGGTCTGCCGAAGGAGCGCGTGCTGCGGGTGCGTGTCATGCGAGCTGGCGAGCACGATCTATTTTCGGAGGCGATGCGGGCGACGTTCTGGTCCACGACATGGAAGATCAGCGCGCGGAGCGATCGGGGCGGATACCGTCTCACCGGAGGCAAGCTGACATTGGACGTTCCGGTCGAGATGCGCTCGCATGGCGTGGTGGCTGGCGTCGTGCAAGTGCCGCCGGCCGGCGAGCCGATCATCCAGATGAGCGACGCCAACACGGCAGGCGGCTATCCGAAGATGGCCGCCGTGATCCAGGCCGATCTCTGGCGCCTCGGCCAGGCGGCGCCAGGGTCGTTCATCGCCTTCAGCGAGGTCAGCTACCAGGACGCGGTCGCGGCCATGGCTCCCGTCAATGATTACCTCGCCAGGTTGCGAGCGACCGCGGATCTCTATCGAGCGCTTTAA
- a CDS encoding ABC transporter permease, which translates to MDERFSGFGAFILYTITAGMMLFILAPLVLVMAVSVSDSYFVTFPPQGFTLKWYAKVLQDRDFLEAMRLSILLALGTTAGSLLLGVPAAFALVRGNFFGLAAIKGFLLSPLIFPALVTGLALLQILTKLGSQDARLNLLIGHVVVTSPYVIRTVVTSLQLVDENLEDAARTLGANRLRTFWRVTLPQIASGVAAGGLFAFMVSFDNYPVTMWLANSEYSPVPLVLMRQLVNVFDPSVPAMSTIIILMAMVGVLLLEKLVGLRRALAA; encoded by the coding sequence ATGGACGAACGATTTTCCGGCTTCGGCGCCTTCATCCTCTACACAATTACCGCCGGCATGATGCTGTTCATCCTGGCACCGCTTGTCCTCGTCATGGCGGTGTCGGTCTCCGATTCCTATTTCGTGACCTTTCCTCCGCAAGGCTTCACGCTGAAATGGTATGCCAAGGTCCTCCAGGATCGCGACTTCCTTGAGGCGATGAGGCTGAGCATCCTGCTCGCGCTCGGCACGACGGCGGGGTCGCTCCTGCTCGGCGTGCCGGCGGCCTTTGCGCTGGTGCGCGGCAACTTCTTCGGTCTGGCGGCGATCAAGGGGTTTCTGCTGTCGCCGCTGATTTTCCCGGCGCTGGTGACAGGCCTGGCGCTACTTCAGATCCTCACAAAGCTCGGCTCCCAGGATGCCCGGCTCAATCTTCTGATCGGGCACGTGGTCGTGACGTCGCCCTATGTCATCCGCACGGTCGTCACCAGCCTTCAGCTGGTGGACGAAAATCTGGAGGACGCCGCACGCACGCTTGGCGCGAACCGGCTGCGAACCTTCTGGCGCGTGACGCTGCCGCAGATCGCCTCCGGCGTCGCCGCCGGCGGGCTGTTCGCCTTCATGGTGTCCTTCGACAATTACCCGGTCACGATGTGGCTGGCGAATTCTGAATACTCGCCCGTGCCGCTCGTCTTGATGCGGCAACTGGTCAACGTCTTTGACCCTTCCGTGCCGGCGATGTCGACGATCATCATCCTCATGGCGATGGTCGGCGTCCTGCTGCTGGAGAAGCTGGTCGGCCTTCGCCGCGCGCTGGCTGCCTGA
- a CDS encoding 5-oxoprolinase subunit PxpA: protein MKIGINSDMGEGFGNYRICDDEALMGIISSANVACGFHAGDPIIMDRMVRLAKQKRVEVGAHPGLPDLLGFGRRVIQMDAAELEKHMVYQIGALQAIATNAGHRVTHVSFHAAMGNMVNADPDMAAVVARAIATIDRDFIVFSQPDAGIVRAARKVGLRVLTLFLADRAYDENAHLVSRKLPNSVITSPEAVAERVQRFLDSGTVKTIEGKSIKVEARSILIHSDTPGSVNLAGTVRRVIEQGGGEVTPATVLLN, encoded by the coding sequence ATGAAGATCGGCATCAATTCAGACATGGGCGAAGGCTTCGGCAACTATCGCATCTGCGACGACGAGGCGCTGATGGGCATCATCTCGTCTGCCAACGTGGCGTGCGGTTTCCACGCCGGCGATCCCATCATCATGGATCGGATGGTCCGCCTGGCGAAGCAGAAGAGGGTTGAGGTCGGCGCTCATCCGGGGCTGCCCGATCTGCTCGGGTTTGGCCGCCGCGTGATCCAGATGGACGCCGCCGAACTCGAGAAGCACATGGTCTATCAGATCGGCGCGCTGCAGGCGATTGCGACCAATGCCGGCCACCGCGTGACCCACGTCAGCTTCCATGCCGCGATGGGCAACATGGTGAATGCGGATCCGGACATGGCCGCCGTCGTCGCCCGCGCCATCGCCACCATCGATCGTGATTTCATCGTTTTTTCCCAGCCTGACGCCGGGATCGTGCGCGCCGCGCGCAAGGTCGGCCTGCGTGTTCTGACGCTGTTTCTGGCCGATCGCGCCTATGACGAGAACGCTCATCTGGTGTCCCGCAAGCTTCCCAATTCCGTCATCACCTCGCCCGAGGCCGTGGCCGAGCGGGTTCAGCGGTTCCTTGACAGCGGAACGGTGAAGACGATCGAAGGTAAATCGATCAAGGTCGAGGCGCGCTCGATCCTGATCCACAGCGACACCCCCGGATCGGTCAATCTCGCCGGCACGGTGCGCCGCGTGATCGAGCAGGGCGGCGGCGAAGTCACGCCCGCAACCGTATTGCTTAATTGA
- a CDS encoding SDR family oxidoreductase, with translation MGFLNYRTALVTGASSGIGAATVRCLCAEGLEVHALGRDARRLAGLSAETACRVSAIDVNDLDALTRLASSAEFDVLINNAGQSRRGNILDTAPDDVDTLVDVNLRAVLHLTRLIVPGMARRNRGHVVNVSSVAGHYAFGENATTFNSSVAYHATKAGVHSLSQQLRVDLYGTRVRVTEISPGRVATSIFQSQSAADDPDARFVGAFETLESEDIAEAIAFAVGSPARMNVAMIEIVPTFQVVGELRFASRSESVRLKEMKSGADDA, from the coding sequence ATGGGATTTTTGAACTATCGAACGGCGTTGGTGACGGGCGCGTCCTCAGGTATCGGGGCTGCGACGGTTCGGTGCCTCTGCGCCGAGGGGCTCGAGGTTCATGCGCTGGGGCGCGACGCTCGCCGGCTGGCCGGCCTGTCGGCCGAGACCGCATGCCGCGTGTCTGCGATCGATGTGAACGATCTCGATGCCTTGACGCGGCTTGCGAGTTCGGCCGAGTTCGATGTCCTCATCAACAACGCCGGCCAGTCGCGGCGCGGCAATATCCTGGATACCGCACCGGACGATGTCGACACGCTGGTTGACGTCAATCTGCGCGCGGTCCTGCACCTGACGCGGCTGATCGTACCCGGCATGGCGAGGCGCAACCGCGGCCATGTGGTCAACGTCTCGTCGGTCGCCGGCCACTACGCCTTCGGTGAGAACGCGACGACATTCAATTCATCCGTGGCCTATCACGCGACGAAGGCGGGCGTTCATTCGCTGTCGCAGCAGTTGCGGGTCGATCTCTACGGCACCCGTGTTCGCGTCACCGAAATATCGCCGGGCCGGGTCGCGACCAGCATCTTCCAAAGTCAAAGCGCTGCCGACGACCCGGATGCCCGCTTCGTCGGGGCGTTCGAGACGCTCGAGTCAGAGGACATCGCGGAAGCCATTGCGTTCGCGGTGGGGTCGCCGGCGCGGATGAATGTCGCGATGATCGAGATTGTACCCACGTTCCAGGTCGTCGGCGAACTGCGATTCGCGAGCCGATCCGAAAGCGTGCGATTGAAAGAAATGAAAAGTGGAGCTGACGATGCCTGA
- a CDS encoding extracellular solute-binding protein, producing MNLTRRTLIKAGASAVAFPTIISRSWAQDAKQLHVGVYNSALGKLIQKEVIPKFEAEFKCRVFTIEGATLSNIAALRATRDTPRFSMMMMDDVGIPQAKQEGLIDKLDASKIPNLEKVYPRYLFEDGYGVGFSISSAAMFINPQVTKPLESYEQIFDAKYRKQILLNTPKNTQSVLMLIVATALTTGKALKEAQYLVDSGWDKLATLKPNVLTIYDSEAQVLQVAQGQATIGGIEYSKAIYPHTAKGMPLDMTFPKEGAFTGINSMTLVKNAPEPELARALINRILEPSIAKMLSEQTLSAPSVGGIDFKPETAKFLAYPDTKATDLGLFTPDWKFIVPRRGPWLERYNQVFTS from the coding sequence ATGAACCTGACACGTAGGACTCTCATTAAAGCCGGTGCATCCGCGGTTGCCTTCCCGACGATCATCAGCCGGTCGTGGGCGCAGGACGCCAAGCAACTGCATGTCGGCGTCTACAATTCCGCGCTCGGCAAGCTGATCCAGAAGGAGGTCATTCCCAAGTTCGAGGCTGAATTCAAGTGCCGCGTCTTCACGATCGAAGGCGCCACGCTCTCCAACATCGCCGCCCTTCGCGCGACCCGTGATACGCCGCGCTTCAGCATGATGATGATGGATGACGTCGGCATCCCCCAGGCCAAGCAGGAAGGACTGATCGACAAGCTCGACGCCAGCAAAATCCCCAACCTCGAGAAGGTCTATCCGCGCTATCTCTTCGAGGACGGCTACGGCGTCGGCTTCTCGATCTCCAGCGCGGCCATGTTCATAAATCCGCAAGTGACGAAGCCGCTCGAGAGCTATGAGCAGATCTTCGACGCAAAGTATCGCAAGCAGATCCTGCTGAATACGCCCAAGAACACCCAGAGCGTGCTGATGCTCATCGTGGCGACGGCGCTCACGACGGGAAAGGCGCTGAAGGAGGCGCAATACCTGGTCGATAGCGGCTGGGACAAGCTCGCGACTCTCAAGCCCAACGTCCTGACCATCTACGACAGCGAGGCGCAGGTGCTGCAGGTGGCCCAGGGCCAGGCGACGATCGGCGGCATCGAATACTCGAAGGCGATCTATCCACACACGGCCAAGGGCATGCCGCTCGACATGACCTTCCCCAAGGAAGGTGCGTTCACCGGCATCAACAGCATGACGTTGGTCAAGAATGCGCCCGAGCCCGAGCTCGCTCGTGCCCTGATCAACCGCATTCTCGAGCCCTCGATCGCCAAGATGCTGTCCGAGCAGACTCTCAGCGCGCCGTCGGTAGGCGGCATCGACTTTAAGCCGGAGACGGCCAAGTTCCTTGCCTATCCCGACACCAAGGCAACCGATCTCGGGCTGTTCACGCCGGACTGGAAGTTCATCGTTCCGCGCCGCGGTCCCTGGCTGGAGCGCTATAATCAGGTGTTCACGAGCTAG
- a CDS encoding SDR family NAD(P)-dependent oxidoreductase, producing MLEVGNRIVMVSGASRGIGRSVVDRLLSAGFRVSAGLRDPSRLAESERLMTHRYDAEDAKSPISWVNATVARWGGVDAIVNAAGINPKVRVSDEGESELDEMWRVNVKGPLRLVRATLPHLTVCGHGRVINLGSLAGKRVGSNVGYAMTKFAVVALTHGIRREGRAAGIRATVICPGYVATDMTLNDDEIPRHEMSQPSDIARLAETALMLPNNASVSEMLVHCQFEPML from the coding sequence ATGTTGGAGGTTGGCAATCGAATCGTCATGGTCTCGGGAGCTTCGCGCGGCATCGGACGCAGCGTCGTCGATCGGCTCCTGTCGGCGGGCTTCCGCGTATCGGCGGGGCTGCGCGATCCGAGCCGCCTCGCTGAGAGCGAGAGACTCATGACGCATCGCTATGACGCCGAAGACGCCAAGAGCCCGATCTCCTGGGTCAACGCAACGGTCGCACGGTGGGGTGGCGTCGACGCCATCGTCAACGCCGCCGGAATCAATCCGAAGGTCCGCGTCTCCGACGAGGGCGAAAGCGAACTCGATGAAATGTGGCGCGTGAACGTCAAGGGTCCTCTGCGCCTCGTCAGAGCCACCCTGCCTCATTTGACCGTCTGCGGCCACGGGCGGGTCATTAATCTGGGGTCCCTCGCCGGAAAACGTGTGGGAAGCAACGTCGGCTACGCGATGACCAAGTTCGCCGTGGTCGCACTCACCCACGGCATTCGCCGGGAGGGACGCGCGGCCGGCATTCGGGCGACGGTGATCTGCCCGGGCTATGTTGCCACGGACATGACACTCAATGACGACGAGATTCCCCGCCATGAGATGAGCCAGCCGAGCGATATCGCCCGTCTGGCAGAAACCGCGCTGATGCTACCAAACAACGCCTCAGTCTCCGAGATGCTCGTGCACTGCCAGTTCGAGCCCATGCTCTGA
- a CDS encoding ABC transporter ATP-binding protein: protein MRSSEVRLHRLSKEYNRTVAVDDVSLAIEPGHMVALLGPSGCGKTTCLRMIAGLIRPTSGDVFVNDKRMTNVPVHRRNVGMLFQNYALFPHLTVEENIAFGLEMRGITKADAARKVSEALNLVQLSSFGKRYPAQLSGGQQQRVALGRALVIEPAMLLLDEPLGALDKGLRESMQVELRALQRRLGLTTIMVTHDQDEALTMADKIVVMRDGKLEQVGSATEIYQRPTSKFVAKFIGASNLFEGLVEQRNGSGAVIRVSPELSLQVDQIPPSATDVMISIRPEAIVVEKAVQGTAMQRANSVTARVDQAIYRGFVSHYYLKTESGEQIIVFEQNQSQQAGLRYAVGEEVVARWETPSNHVIARH from the coding sequence ATGAGGTCTTCCGAAGTCAGGCTTCACCGCCTCAGCAAGGAATACAACCGCACCGTTGCGGTCGACGACGTGTCGCTCGCGATCGAGCCCGGCCACATGGTCGCGCTGCTTGGTCCGAGCGGGTGCGGCAAGACGACCTGCCTTCGCATGATCGCGGGGCTGATCCGTCCGACATCCGGCGACGTCTTCGTGAACGACAAGAGGATGACCAACGTTCCGGTGCACCGCCGCAACGTCGGGATGCTGTTCCAAAACTACGCGCTGTTTCCTCATCTGACCGTCGAGGAGAACATCGCATTCGGCCTCGAGATGCGCGGGATCACAAAGGCGGATGCCGCAAGGAAGGTCAGTGAAGCCCTCAATCTCGTCCAGTTATCCAGCTTCGGGAAGCGCTATCCGGCGCAACTCTCAGGCGGTCAGCAACAGCGCGTCGCGCTGGGGCGCGCCCTGGTGATCGAGCCGGCGATGCTGCTGCTCGACGAGCCGCTGGGGGCGCTCGACAAGGGACTTCGCGAGAGCATGCAGGTCGAGTTGCGTGCCCTTCAGCGCAGGCTCGGCCTGACCACCATCATGGTGACCCACGACCAGGACGAAGCCCTGACGATGGCAGACAAGATCGTGGTGATGCGCGATGGCAAGCTCGAGCAGGTCGGCTCAGCCACTGAGATCTACCAGCGCCCGACCTCGAAATTCGTCGCGAAGTTCATCGGTGCTTCAAATCTGTTTGAAGGCCTTGTTGAGCAGCGAAACGGGAGCGGAGCGGTCATTCGGGTGTCGCCCGAATTGAGCCTTCAGGTTGACCAGATTCCACCATCGGCGACCGACGTCATGATTTCGATCAGGCCTGAAGCAATTGTGGTCGAGAAGGCCGTTCAGGGGACGGCGATGCAACGTGCAAACAGCGTGACGGCGCGTGTCGACCAAGCCATCTATCGAGGCTTCGTCAGTCATTATTATCTTAAAACAGAGAGTGGCGAGCAGATCATCGTGTTCGAGCAGAATCAGTCGCAACAGGCGGGACTTCGATACGCGGTGGGCGAAGAGGTTGTTGCGCGGTGGGAAACTCCGAGCAATCACGTTATTGCGCGCCACTGA
- a CDS encoding AraC family transcriptional regulator codes for MEFTPLVRRISAEQTILNLPGWDINFAKSFPRIANGRLAQNCTAVGFSMDDGVPIRFNGVERDQSAVVIGSNGAAYTMVERAERQFTSIIFTQEIRDRGWPKVGPNWNVFETSAAAHHRLRELVRQILSVSPMFDAHDTGDISFAIRESLLAGVDAAFAHLVDASWASRGNSVRHFEIYRNIEAALSGNIGRPIYSEELARQVGVSVRSVHAAVQRYQGMSLHRYLRLRRLWLVRQRLLAGADSVKSCALALGFWHLGDFARSYRLHFGEPPSATLVKSRQR; via the coding sequence GTGGAATTTACACCCCTCGTGCGGAGGATTTCTGCTGAGCAAACCATCCTCAATCTGCCAGGATGGGACATCAATTTCGCCAAGTCCTTTCCACGGATCGCGAATGGTCGGCTTGCCCAAAATTGCACGGCTGTCGGCTTTTCTATGGACGACGGCGTCCCCATTCGCTTCAACGGAGTGGAAAGAGATCAGTCGGCTGTCGTGATTGGAAGCAACGGCGCCGCATACACCATGGTCGAACGGGCTGAGCGGCAATTCACGTCGATTATTTTTACGCAGGAGATACGGGATCGTGGCTGGCCCAAAGTAGGTCCCAATTGGAACGTGTTTGAAACAAGCGCCGCTGCGCACCATCGGTTGCGCGAGCTAGTGCGACAGATCCTGTCGGTTTCCCCCATGTTCGATGCCCACGACACAGGCGATATTTCTTTTGCGATCAGGGAGTCCTTGCTTGCCGGCGTCGATGCCGCATTCGCCCATTTAGTTGACGCAAGCTGGGCCTCTCGTGGGAACTCCGTTCGGCATTTCGAGATTTATCGGAATATTGAAGCTGCATTGTCTGGCAACATTGGACGTCCGATCTACAGCGAAGAACTTGCGCGGCAGGTTGGTGTCTCCGTGCGCAGCGTGCACGCTGCGGTCCAGCGGTACCAAGGAATGAGCCTACATCGATATTTGCGCCTGAGGCGTCTTTGGCTCGTACGGCAACGACTGCTGGCCGGAGCGGATAGCGTAAAGTCGTGTGCGCTCGCCTTGGGGTTTTGGCACCTAGGTGATTTCGCCAGGAGCTATCGCCTTCACTTCGGCGAACCACCGTCGGCCACTCTGGTGAAATCGCGCCAGCGGTGA
- a CDS encoding acetyl-CoA carboxylase biotin carboxyl carrier protein subunit encodes MPIEMTDIERLAQILERSGVEAIEIEEPGQSLKLVMDTAARRAASPRLAAAADPTGDNPIIAKADVAGHFLAAHPWRDKPFVAPGQRIEAGAIIGLVKIGLLYAPVVAPAAGTVDAVIAETGAMVGYGTPIARIRPLAESSPIN; translated from the coding sequence ATGCCGATAGAGATGACCGACATCGAGCGTCTGGCGCAGATCCTCGAGAGGTCCGGTGTCGAGGCGATCGAGATCGAGGAGCCGGGACAGTCCTTGAAGCTTGTCATGGACACGGCCGCTCGGAGGGCTGCGTCTCCGAGGCTTGCCGCCGCGGCCGATCCCACCGGAGACAACCCCATCATTGCGAAGGCCGATGTCGCAGGACATTTCCTCGCGGCTCATCCCTGGCGGGACAAGCCGTTCGTCGCGCCTGGCCAGCGCATCGAGGCCGGTGCGATCATCGGCCTGGTCAAGATCGGATTGCTGTATGCACCCGTCGTTGCCCCGGCCGCCGGCACCGTCGATGCCGTGATCGCCGAGACCGGCGCAATGGTCGGCTACGGCACACCGATTGCGCGCATCCGCCCGCTCGCCGAGAGCAGCCCGATCAATTAA
- a CDS encoding pyridoxal phosphate-dependent aminotransferase produces the protein MPELANRLKTVKISASAAMTDKARELRDAGIKIVGLSSGEPDFPTPLHAIEAAHRAALAGDTKYPAQPGTVALRTAVQRKFKRENNLDYALDEILIANGGKQIIFNALFATCNPGDEVVIPSPGWITYADIVLLAEASPVAVPCPENNQFKLRPADLDAAITPRTKWLILNFPNNPTGAACTREEMRAIADVMLKYPDVWILTDDIYEHLTYDGFKFCTIAEVEPRLKNRVVTVNGASKAYAMTGWRVGYCGGPKDLIAAMNNVHGQATGGICTLSQAAAVAVLDGPQDFLKERADIYRDRRDLVVRLLNQIPGITCHKPQGAFYVFPNIAGCIGKTTKAGRRLETDADFISALLEEQHVAAVPGGAYGMSPYFRISYATNTEALKEGCRRIASFCEGLR, from the coding sequence ATGCCTGAACTCGCAAACCGTCTCAAGACCGTGAAGATATCGGCCTCGGCGGCGATGACGGACAAGGCGCGTGAACTCCGCGACGCAGGCATCAAGATCGTCGGCCTGTCGTCCGGGGAGCCCGACTTTCCAACGCCGCTGCATGCGATCGAGGCCGCGCATCGGGCCGCGCTGGCGGGCGATACCAAGTATCCCGCGCAGCCTGGGACCGTCGCGCTGAGGACCGCTGTCCAGCGAAAGTTCAAGCGCGAGAACAATCTCGACTACGCCCTCGACGAGATCCTGATCGCGAATGGCGGCAAGCAGATCATCTTCAACGCGCTGTTCGCCACCTGCAATCCCGGCGACGAGGTCGTCATTCCGTCGCCGGGCTGGATCACCTACGCGGACATCGTGCTCCTCGCCGAGGCGTCGCCCGTCGCCGTGCCCTGTCCGGAGAACAACCAGTTCAAGCTCCGGCCGGCGGACCTGGACGCGGCAATTACACCCCGGACGAAGTGGCTGATCCTGAATTTTCCCAACAATCCGACCGGCGCGGCATGCACGCGCGAAGAGATGCGCGCGATCGCCGACGTCATGCTGAAATATCCCGACGTCTGGATCCTCACCGATGACATCTATGAACATCTCACTTACGATGGTTTCAAGTTCTGCACCATCGCCGAGGTTGAGCCCAGGCTGAAGAATCGCGTCGTGACCGTCAATGGCGCGTCCAAGGCCTACGCCATGACGGGCTGGCGGGTCGGCTATTGCGGTGGCCCCAAGGACCTTATCGCGGCGATGAACAATGTCCACGGTCAGGCGACCGGCGGAATCTGCACCCTGAGCCAGGCTGCAGCGGTCGCGGTCCTGGACGGTCCGCAGGATTTCCTGAAGGAGCGCGCGGATATCTATCGCGACCGGCGCGATCTGGTGGTCAGGCTCCTCAATCAGATCCCCGGCATCACCTGTCACAAGCCCCAAGGGGCATTCTATGTGTTTCCGAACATCGCCGGGTGCATCGGCAAGACCACGAAAGCCGGGCGACGGCTGGAAACCGATGCCGACTTCATCTCAGCGCTGCTGGAAGAGCAGCATGTCGCGGCCGTGCCGGGCGGCGCCTATGGCATGAGCCCGTATTTCCGCATTTCCTACGCGACCAATACCGAAGCGCTCAAGGAAGGTTGCCGGCGCATCGCGAGCTTCTGCGAAGGCCTGCGCTGA